TCGGCGGACCGGCGGGTCGGCGGCTTCTCCCTCGGGATGCGCCAGCGGCTGGCCCTCGCCGGTGCCTTGCTGGGCGACCCGCAGGTGCTGCTGCTCGACGAGCCGGCCAACGGGCTCGACCCCGAGGGCATCGCCTGGCTGCGCGGCTTCCTGCGCCACCTCGCGTCGCAGGGCCGCACGGTGCTCGTCTCGAGCCACGTCCTGGCCGAGGTCCAGCAGACCGTCGACCATGTCGTGATCATCTCCCGCGGACGCCTGATCAGGTCCGCGCCGCTGGCCGAGCTCACCCAGAACCACGCCGCCGACGTCCGGGTGCGGACGCCGGACGCCGACCGGCTGCGGGCCGCCCTCGAAGCCCAGGGTGCCGGGGTCGGCGCAGCCGACGGCGTGTTGCACGTGTCCGGGCTCACCCCGCCCGACATCGGGCGGATCGCCCTGCGCGAGGCGGTCGAGCTACACGAGCTGGTCCAGGAGGAGTCCGACCTCGAGCAGGTCTTCCTGTCACTCACCGACTCCGAGGGGAGCCAGCCGTGACCGGGCTGCTGCGCGCCGAGCTGCTCAAGATCCGCAGCACCCGGATGTGGTGGGGCCTGCTGGTCGGCGCGCTCGTCTTCGTCGCCATCCAGGTGGTGGCGCTCATCCTCGTCTCCGGCCAGCAGGGCGCTCCGAGCCTCGACCAGGGCTCCACCGTCCGCACCATCTGGGCCAGCGCCGGGACTGGCTCCACGTTCGCGCTGGTCCTCGGCATCCTCGGGATGACCACCGAGTACCGGCACATGACCATCACCGCGACCTTCCTGGCCACCCCCCGGCGCGGCCGGGTCATCGCGGCCAAGCTGGTCGCCCACGCGGCCTTCGGGGTGGTCTTCGGGGTGGCCGGCGCCGCACTCACCGCGGCGCTCGCGGTGCCTCTGCTGGCGATGAAGGGGGCTCCCGCCATCCCGACGTCCACGATCCTTCAGGTCCTCGGCGCCGCGGTGGTCGGAGTCGCGGTCTACGCCGTGGTGGGGGTGGGCGTGGGCTCGTTCGTCCGCAATCAGGTGGCCGCCATCGTCGCCGCCCTGGTGTGGGTCTTCCTGGTGGAGTCGCTGATCATCACCCTTCTCCCACAGGTCGGCAAGTGGCTGCCCGGGGGGGCTGCCAACGCGATGATGCAGGCCACGAGTAACCGGGGCAGCCTGCTCGAACCGTGGGCCGGCGGCCTGCTGTTCCTCGCCTACGGGCTGGCCTTCGCCGCGCTGGCCGCGGTCACCACGCAGCGCCGCGACATCACCTGACCCGGACCGGAAGGTCAGCGGCCGGTGCGGCCCCGACCGCGGGGACCGGACTAGGCTGGCCGGGCAGGTCAGGTCGGTCCCGAAGTCGAAAGCAGGCGGTCGCCCCGTGTCGTCCCAGGCCCCCTCAAGCAACCCGCTCGGTGCCTTCGGGCCGAACGAGTGGCTGGTCGATGAGATCTACCAGCAGTACCTGAAGGACAAGAACTCCGTCGACCCCGCCTGGTGGGACTTCTTCGCTGACTACCAGCCGGGTGACGTGACGCTCCCTCGACCCGCGCAGCCGCTGGACGAAGGGTCCGCAGGACCCGCCGCACCGGCGGCCCAGGCAGCGCCGGCACCGGTCACGGCCCCGACACCCACCCCCGCGCCCGCTGCGCCGGTTGCCCCCGCAGCCGCCGTCCCCGCGTCGCACGACGGGACCACCAGCCCGCTGCGCGGCCCGGCCGCCCGGGTCGTGGCCAACATGGAGGCCAGCCTCAGCGTCCCCACGGCGACGAGTGTCCGGGCCATCCCCGCGAAGCTGCTCATCGACAACCGGGTCGTGATCAACAACTTTCTGCGGCGCAGCCGCGGCGGCAAGGTCTCCTTCACCCACCTGATCGGATGGGCGCTCGTCCAGGCGCTCAAGGTGATGCCGGAGATGAACCGCTCGTTCACCGAGGTGGACGGCAAGCCCGGCGTCACCGAGCACGACCACGTGAACCTTGGCCTGGCCATCGACATGACCAAGCCGGACGGGACCCGCCAGCTGCTGGTGCCGTCGATCAAGTCCGCCGAGCTGATGGACTTCAACACGTTCTGGGCGTCCTACGAGGACCTCGTCCGGCGGGCCCGAACGAACAAGCTCACGGTCGAGGACTTCCAGGGCACCACGGTGAGCCTGACCAACCCCGGCACCATCGGCACGGTCCACTCGGTGCCGCGGCTGATGGCCGGCCAGGGCACGATCATCGGCGTGGGTGCCATGGAGTACCCGGCCGAGTACCAGGGGGCGGCCGAGGAGACGATGGCCCGGCTGGCTGTCAGCAAGACCCTCACGCTGACCTCGACCTACGACCACCGCATCATCCAGGGGGCCCAGTCCGGCGACTTCCTGCGCCTGGTGCACCAGCGGCTGCTCGGCGCGGACGAGTTCTACGACGGCATCTTCGCCGCGCTGCGCATCCCCTACGAGCCGGTCCGGTGGAGCCAGGACATCTTGGTTTCCCACGAGGACGACGTCAGCAAGGTGGCCAGGGTCCAGCAGCTGATCCACGCCTACCGGGTCCGCGGCCACCTGATGGCCGACACCGATCCGCTGGACTACAAGCAGCGCCGGCACCCCGACCTCGACATCGCCAACCACGGGCTGACCCTGTGGGACCTCGACCGCGAGTTCGCCACCGGCGGGTTCAGCGGCCAGCCCCTGGCCAAGCTGCGGGACATCCTCGGCGTGCTGCGCGACTCGTACTGCCGCACCGTCGGCATCGAGTACATGTTCATCCAGGACCCGGAGCAGCGGGAGTGGATCCAGGAGCAGGTGGAGCAGGACCCGAAGCGCTGCTCCGGCGAGGAGCAGCTGCGGATCCTGCGCCGGCTGAACGCGGCCGAGGCGTTCGAGACCTTCCTGCAGACCAAGTACGTGGGGCAGAAGCGGTTCTCCCTCGAAGGTGGCGAGTCGGCCATCGTCGTCCTGGACGCGATCCTCGGTGCGGCCGCGCAGGCCCGGCTCGAGGAGGTCTGCATCGGCATGCCGCACCGCGGCCGGCTCAACGTGCTGGCCAACATCGTGGGCAAGAGCTACGGGCAGATCTTCCGCGAGTTCGAGGGGAACCTCGACCCGAGCAGCGCCCACGGGTCCGGCGACGTGAAGTACCACCTCGGTGCCGAAGGCACGTTCACCGCCGAGGACGGCTCCGCCACCAAGGTCTCGCTGGTGTCCAACCCCAGCCACCTGGAGGCGGTCGACCCGGTGCTCGAGGGATTCGTCCGCGCCAAGCAGGACATGCTCGACCGCGGCGAGGAGTTCCCCATCCTGCCGATCCTCATGCACGGGGACGCCGCCTTCGCCGGCCAGGGCGTGGTCGCCGAGACCCTCGAGCTGAGCCAGCTGCGCGGCTACCGCACCGGTGGCACGGTCCATGTGATCGTCAACAACCAGGTCGGGTTCACCACGTCCCCGGCGGCCAGCCGCTCGTCGACCTACGCCACCGACGTGGCCCGCACCATCCAGGCCCCGATCTTCCACGTCAACGGCGACGACCCGGAGGCCTGCGTCCGGGTGGCACGGCTCGCCTTCGAGTTCCGCCAGGCGTTCCACAAGGACGTCGTCATCGATGTCGTGTGCTACCGCCGTCGCGGGCACAACGAGGCGGACGACCCGTCGCTGACCCAGCCGCTCATGTACAACCTGATCGACAACAAGCGGTCGGTTCGCAAGCTGTACACCGAGGCGCTGATCGGCCGCGGCGACATCACGGTCGAGGAGGCCGAGAGCGCGCTGCGCGACTACCGCGACCAGCTGGAGAAGGTGTTCCAGGAGTCGCGGGCGACGGCCGACGAGGGCTCGATCAGCGACCGCACCAGCCAGGTGGAGCGCGACGGGCAGCAGCGGCTGAAGCCGCAGCGACCCACCGTCGAGATCCCCACGGCGATCAGCGCCGAGGTGGTCACGCGCGTCGTCGACTCCCAGCTGAACCTGCCGGAGGGCTTCACTGTCCACCCGCGCCTCGCGCCGCAGCTGCAGCGTCGGGCCGAGATGGTCGAGCAGGACACCATCGACTGGGGCATGGGCGAGGCGCTGGCCGTCGGCTCGCTGCTCACCGAGGGCCAGGCCGTGCGGCTGGCCGGCCAGGACTCCCGGCGAGGCACCTTCGGCCACCGGCACATGGTCATCGTCGACCGGGCCACGGGCTGGGCGTACAAGCCGCTCAAGCAGTGCTACGACAACGGCGGCAAGCTGTACGTCTACGACTCCCCGCTGTCGGAGTTCGCCGCGGTCGGATTCGAGTACGGCTACTCGGTGGCCCGCCCCGAGGCGCTGGTCATGTGGGAGGGCCAGTTCGGCGACTTCGCCAACGGCGCCCAGACGATCGTCGACGAGTTCATCGCCCCCGGCGAGCAGAAGTGGAACCAGCGGGCCTCTGTGGTGCTGCTGCTCCCGCACGGCTACGAGGGCCAGGGGCCGGACCACTCATCTGCGCGGGTGGAGCGGTACCTGCAGCTGTGCGCCCAGGACAACATGACGGTCGCCATGCCGTCGACGCCGGCGTCGTACTTCCACCTGCTGCGCTGGCAGGTCCACTCCCGCTACCGGCGTCCGCTGATCGTCTTCACCCCGAAGTCGATGCTGCGGCTAAAGGCCGCGGCGTCTCCGATGGCCGACTTCACCAGCGGCCACTTCCGCACCGTCTTGCAGGACACCGCGGCCGACCCGCAGTCGGTCCGCCGGGTGGTCCTGTGCAGCGGCAAGGTCTACTACGACCTGGAGGCGGAACGGCAGGCCAAGGGCATCACCGACACCGCCATCGTCCGGGTCGAGCGGCTGTACCCGCTGGCCACCCGCAGCATCCCGGAGGCCCTCGCCGCCTTCCCGCACGCCCAGGAGGTCCGCTGGGTGCAGGAGGAGCCGGCCAACCAGGGTGCCTGGCCGTTCATGGCCCTCAACCTGCCCGAGGTGATCGGCCGGCCGCTGGTGCCCGTGACCCGGCCGGCGTCGTCGTCCCCCGCGGTCGGCTCACACCACTGGCACGACACCGAGCAGCGCGCGATCGTCGAGGCGGCGTTCGCGGACTCGATCGGGTAGCGCGGGTGTACTTCACCGACCGGGGCCTCGAGGAGCTCGCCGCCCGCCGCGGCGAGGAGTCGGTCTCCTTCGACTGGCTGGCCGAGCGGCTGCGAACCTTCGTCGACCTCAACCCCGAGTTCGAGGTTCCGGTCGAGCGGCTGGCCACCTGGCTGGCCCGCCTGGACGACGAGGACGACGAGTAGCGCTCAGGGGGTGAGCACCAGCTTGCCGAACACGTCGCCCGTGGCCAGCCGCTCGAAGGCGCTGGCCGCGTCGCGCAGGTCGTAGGTCGAGTCGATGAGCGGCCGCACGCCGTCGGTCTCGCACAGCCGGATCAGCCGGGCCAGCTCGTCGCGGGTCCCCATCGTGGAACCCACGACGGACAGCTGCTGGAAGAACACCCGGGACAGCTCGGCCGGCGGGTTCGGCCCCGACGTCGCCCCCGAGACCACGATCCGCCCGCCCGGCCGCAGCGAGCGCAGCGAGTGCGCCCAGGTGACCGCGCCCACGGTCTCCATCACCACGTCGACCCGCTCGGGCAGCCGGCCCCCGGACTCGAAGACCGCGTGCGCGCCGAGCTCGAGCGCCCGGGCCCGCTTGGCGTCGTCCCGGCTGGTCGCCCACACCCGAAGGCCGCCGGCTCTGGCCAGCACGATGAGCGCGGTGGCCACCCCGCCGCCGGCGCCCTGCACGAGCACCGTGTCGCCCGGTCGCAGTCCGGAGCGGGTGAACAGCATCCGGTAGGCGGTAAGCCACGCGGTGGGCAGGCAGGCGGCCTCCTCGAAGCTCAGCGCCGCCGGCTTGGGCACCAGGTTGCGCCGCGGCACCGCCACCCGCTCGGCGAACGTGCCGGGATGGACCTCGGACAGCAGCGAGCGCTTCGGGTCCATGGTCTCGTCGCCACCGCCGGCCGCGGGGTCGCCGATGACGGCGTGCACGACCACCTC
This window of the Actinomycetes bacterium genome carries:
- a CDS encoding ATP-binding cassette domain-containing protein; amino-acid sequence: MIVVDSLTKDFGTVRAVDGLSFLVEAGSVTGFLGPNGAGKTTTLRVLLGLVSPTSGTATIDGRRYAELPEPMRMVGAALEASSFHPGRTARDHLRVLVLSAGLRLTRVDEVLAQVALTESADRRVGGFSLGMRQRLALAGALLGDPQVLLLDEPANGLDPEGIAWLRGFLRHLASQGRTVLVSSHVLAEVQQTVDHVVIISRGRLIRSAPLAELTQNHAADVRVRTPDADRLRAALEAQGAGVGAADGVLHVSGLTPPDIGRIALREAVELHELVQEESDLEQVFLSLTDSEGSQP
- a CDS encoding ABC transporter permease, giving the protein MTGLLRAELLKIRSTRMWWGLLVGALVFVAIQVVALILVSGQQGAPSLDQGSTVRTIWASAGTGSTFALVLGILGMTTEYRHMTITATFLATPRRGRVIAAKLVAHAAFGVVFGVAGAALTAALAVPLLAMKGAPAIPTSTILQVLGAAVVGVAVYAVVGVGVGSFVRNQVAAIVAALVWVFLVESLIITLLPQVGKWLPGGAANAMMQATSNRGSLLEPWAGGLLFLAYGLAFAALAAVTTQRRDIT
- a CDS encoding multifunctional oxoglutarate decarboxylase/oxoglutarate dehydrogenase thiamine pyrophosphate-binding subunit/dihydrolipoyllysine-residue succinyltransferase subunit, whose protein sequence is MSSQAPSSNPLGAFGPNEWLVDEIYQQYLKDKNSVDPAWWDFFADYQPGDVTLPRPAQPLDEGSAGPAAPAAQAAPAPVTAPTPTPAPAAPVAPAAAVPASHDGTTSPLRGPAARVVANMEASLSVPTATSVRAIPAKLLIDNRVVINNFLRRSRGGKVSFTHLIGWALVQALKVMPEMNRSFTEVDGKPGVTEHDHVNLGLAIDMTKPDGTRQLLVPSIKSAELMDFNTFWASYEDLVRRARTNKLTVEDFQGTTVSLTNPGTIGTVHSVPRLMAGQGTIIGVGAMEYPAEYQGAAEETMARLAVSKTLTLTSTYDHRIIQGAQSGDFLRLVHQRLLGADEFYDGIFAALRIPYEPVRWSQDILVSHEDDVSKVARVQQLIHAYRVRGHLMADTDPLDYKQRRHPDLDIANHGLTLWDLDREFATGGFSGQPLAKLRDILGVLRDSYCRTVGIEYMFIQDPEQREWIQEQVEQDPKRCSGEEQLRILRRLNAAEAFETFLQTKYVGQKRFSLEGGESAIVVLDAILGAAAQARLEEVCIGMPHRGRLNVLANIVGKSYGQIFREFEGNLDPSSAHGSGDVKYHLGAEGTFTAEDGSATKVSLVSNPSHLEAVDPVLEGFVRAKQDMLDRGEEFPILPILMHGDAAFAGQGVVAETLELSQLRGYRTGGTVHVIVNNQVGFTTSPAASRSSTYATDVARTIQAPIFHVNGDDPEACVRVARLAFEFRQAFHKDVVIDVVCYRRRGHNEADDPSLTQPLMYNLIDNKRSVRKLYTEALIGRGDITVEEAESALRDYRDQLEKVFQESRATADEGSISDRTSQVERDGQQRLKPQRPTVEIPTAISAEVVTRVVDSQLNLPEGFTVHPRLAPQLQRRAEMVEQDTIDWGMGEALAVGSLLTEGQAVRLAGQDSRRGTFGHRHMVIVDRATGWAYKPLKQCYDNGGKLYVYDSPLSEFAAVGFEYGYSVARPEALVMWEGQFGDFANGAQTIVDEFIAPGEQKWNQRASVVLLLPHGYEGQGPDHSSARVERYLQLCAQDNMTVAMPSTPASYFHLLRWQVHSRYRRPLIVFTPKSMLRLKAAASPMADFTSGHFRTVLQDTAADPQSVRRVVLCSGKVYYDLEAERQAKGITDTAIVRVERLYPLATRSIPEALAAFPHAQEVRWVQEEPANQGAWPFMALNLPEVIGRPLVPVTRPASSSPAVGSHHWHDTEQRAIVEAAFADSIG
- a CDS encoding DUF6104 family protein; protein product: MYFTDRGLEELAARRGEESVSFDWLAERLRTFVDLNPEFEVPVERLATWLARLDDEDDE
- a CDS encoding zinc-binding dehydrogenase, translated to MFAVSAARIDPEQPLSGLELGERPEPEVPAGWTTVQVRAASLNHHDLWTLRGVGISADRLPMILGCDAAGIDAAGTEVVVHAVIGDPAAGGGDETMDPKRSLLSEVHPGTFAERVAVPRRNLVPKPAALSFEEAACLPTAWLTAYRMLFTRSGLRPGDTVLVQGAGGGVATALIVLARAGGLRVWATSRDDAKRARALELGAHAVFESGGRLPERVDVVMETVGAVTWAHSLRSLRPGGRIVVSGATSGPNPPAELSRVFFQQLSVVGSTMGTRDELARLIRLCETDGVRPLIDSTYDLRDAASAFERLATGDVFGKLVLTP